From Candidatus Mycalebacterium zealandia:
AGAGGCCCGTAAAGCGCGCTCACTGCGGCGGCGGTCGCGGAATAAGGGTCGGGCAAACTGCTTCCCGCGTCTCTCATAACACTTGTGCTACAGTTCTGCTCATGGTCAGCGTGAAGTATGAAAAGCACATCCATCGCTTTTTCAACAACGGGGTCCGGCTTGTATTTTCTCGTTCCCACTCTGAACATCATATTAAGGAAATTCCCCGTATAACTCAGGTCGTTGTCGGGATAGTTATACGGAAGCCCTATCGCGTGCCGATACGAAAACGCCGCGATTGTCGGCATTTTTGCGATAAGCCGATGAATTTGAATCATGCGATTGTCGCGGTCTTCCACGTCCTTGGCTTCGGGATAGAAGGTTGAAAGCGCGCCCACGGTGCTCATCATCATCCCCATCGGGTGAGCGTCATAGCGGTAACCGTCCATGAATTTCTTGATGTTTTCGTGCAGAAAAGTGTGGTGAGTGATGTTATAACCCCATTCGTCATACTGTTTTTTATTGGGTAACTCGCCATGAATCAACAAATAGGCAACCTCGAGAAAATTGCTTTTTTTCGCGAGTTGCTCAATGGGATATCCCCTGTATCTGAGAATCCCTTTTTCGCCGTCTATGAAGGTTACTGAGCTCTGGCAAGATGCCGTGTTTGTGAAAGCGGGGTCGTAACTCATCATTCCGAAATCGGTCTTTTTGACCTTAATCTGCCTTAAATCGGCGGCTTTGATGGTACTGTTGTCAACGGGAATTTCATATTTGCTCCCCGTTCTGTTATCCGTGATTGTAAGAGTGTTCTTAGGCATTTGTTTATCCCTCCTTTTCAACTACGACAACCGGACTGAAGCACCCTGAAAATAGAGAATTCGGTTGCTTAAAACTGTGATTGGCAGTTTACACGCAACAGCGCGCTTTATCAAACATCCCGGGCGGTCTAATCAAACTCCACAAGGGCGGAATCAATGCTTTCAAGACTGTTCGCAAGCAGTCTTTCGATGTCCGCTTCGCTTTTCGCGCGCATAAGTTTTCTCCTCAAACCTGCAAGAAATTCGGCGTCCGTGTGGTTTGCAATAAATCTGACAATCGGAATCCTGTATGGCGAAACGCTCAAGTTTTTGTATCCGAGCGCGGAAATCAGAAGAGCGCCCTTCGGAGAACCCGCTATTTCACCGCAAATCGAGACCTCAATCCTGTTTCTGTCCGAGCTTTTTCGTATTGTGTCAAGCACGCGCAAAACCGCCGGATGAAAAGAGGTGTAAAGATGCCCTACCGCACTTGAGTTCCTGTCAACCGCGAGCAAATACTGAACAAGATCGTTCGTGCCAACAGAAATGAAATCAACAATTTCAGCGTATTCATTAAGAAGCGGAACAAGCGCGGGCACCTCAAGCATAACACCGAGCGGCGGAATCTTGTCCGGCGCAAGCCCCGCTTCGGACGCGGTGTCGTCCATAATCTGTTTCGCGGTCTCAACCTCCCAGATGTTTGAAACCATCGGAAGCAAAATCCTCAGGCGCGCGCCGCCCACAGCGGCAAGCATTATGGATTTTATCTGCTCCCTGAACAGGTCAAGATATTCCATTGAGAACCGAATCGCCCTCAAACCGAGAAGAGGATTCTCCTCTTCGGGAATATTGAAATACGGAAGCACCTTGTCCGCGCCGATGTCAAGCGTTCTGACTGTTACGCTTCCGCCGAATTTGCGCGATATGTCACCGTAGATTTTTGTCTGCTCATCAACGCCGGGCGGTTTTTCAAAGCTCGCGAACGCAAACTCCGTTCTGAAAAGCCCCACATCGGAAACTCCGTGTCGCACAGCGGTTTCAATATCGTCCGGAAAACCTATATTCGCCGTGAGAATCATTTCCCGCGCCACGTCCGTAATCTTCTCATCGGACTCAAAAAGATGGCGGATTTCCTCAATTCTCCTGCCGCTACTTTCATACTCCTTCACAAGCATTTCATCGGGATTGACAAAAACAAAACCCGTTCTGCCGTCAACGATGACTTTGTCGCCGGAGTTAATGAGGTCGCAAACATTCTCTATCCCGATAACAACGGGTATGCCGAGCGATTTGGCAATTATGACC
This genomic window contains:
- the ptsP gene encoding phosphoenolpyruvate--protein phosphotransferase, which gives rise to MSRTTVDREHLHLKIVQEISDFVNKSTGLNTILKGVVNKISESLHFEVVSVYIIDGDNSTLRLRANTGFDSETDAEITISSGEGIAGMIFKTMRPFVTMNVSSHPKYKPIENTGEEKYECYLGVPIVLKNHCVGVLVGQTSQRRHITPAEQTLFEIIASRLAGLLEVADTLDRLHTPSIIEHKTRTYQGKGVSSGVAVGNAFLISGLFGSAGMFSPPPQSADEEKKRLFEAFLRVEKDMKDLIGVLQKDDVLSASEIEIFEAHLMLLSSESSDSVRGVIISRVEKGDVSAETAVVQGIESIAGRFEHHSDRYVREKAQDFRDIGEKLLHELVRFKKKEAEPLEGSDSSTILVAREIGPSFVSMLGKNKIAGVITERGGETSHAVIIAKSLGIPVVIGIENVCDLINSGDKVIVDGRTGFVFVNPDEMLVKEYESSGRRIEEIRHLFESDEKITDVAREMILTANIGFPDDIETAVRHGVSDVGLFRTEFAFASFEKPPGVDEQTKIYGDISRKFGGSVTVRTLDIGADKVLPYFNIPEEENPLLGLRAIRFSMEYLDLFREQIKSIMLAAVGGARLRILLPMVSNIWEVETAKQIMDDTASEAGLAPDKIPPLGVMLEVPALVPLLNEYAEIVDFISVGTNDLVQYLLAVDRNSSAVGHLYTSFHPAVLRVLDTIRKSSDRNRIEVSICGEIAGSPKGALLISALGYKNLSVSPYRIPIVRFIANHTDAEFLAGLRRKLMRAKSEADIERLLANSLESIDSALVEFD
- a CDS encoding citrate synthase, with translation MPKNTLTITDNRTGSKYEIPVDNSTIKAADLRQIKVKKTDFGMMSYDPAFTNTASCQSSVTFIDGEKGILRYRGYPIEQLAKKSNFLEVAYLLIHGELPNKKQYDEWGYNITHHTFLHENIKKFMDGYRYDAHPMGMMMSTVGALSTFYPEAKDVEDRDNRMIQIHRLIAKMPTIAAFSYRHAIGLPYNYPDNDLSYTGNFLNMMFRVGTRKYKPDPVVEKAMDVLFILHADHEQNCSTSVMRDAGSSLPDPYSATAAAVSALYGPLHGGANEAVLKMLAEIGDKKRIPDYIKRAKNGEFRLMGFGHRVYKAYDPRAAIIKDIAHKVFSKVGKNPLLEIALELERIALEDDYFVKRQLYPNVDFYSGLIYQSLGLPVSMFTVLFAIARTTGWLAQWEEMITNPETKIARPRQVYTGKNKRNFVPMSARKR